A single genomic interval of uncultured Desulfobacter sp. harbors:
- a CDS encoding phosphoribosylformylglycinamidine synthase subunit PurQ — translation MSGASAVKALILTGFGLNCDYETAFAFEKAGADAHRVHINSLIRGDVRLADFQILAFGGGFSWGDDHGAGVIQALKLKNNIGKDLLDFVDAGKLVIGICNGFQALVNLGLLPGLDREYTRRSVAITYNDCGNFRDQWVRLVPDADSPCVFTKGLGVSDYPVRHGEGKVVAEPDVIERLVANRQVVFRYADENGAPANGAFPANPNGALDDIAGICDPTGRIFGLMPHPEGYNHFGNHPDWPRQKAEAIRLGKTLEETIITGIRLFENGVNYIQSL, via the coding sequence ATGAGCGGCGCAAGCGCTGTAAAAGCGCTGATACTGACGGGATTTGGCCTGAACTGTGATTATGAAACCGCCTTTGCCTTTGAAAAGGCCGGCGCTGATGCCCACAGAGTACATATTAACTCTTTGATCCGCGGCGATGTCCGATTGGCGGATTTTCAGATCCTTGCATTTGGCGGCGGCTTTTCCTGGGGGGACGACCATGGGGCAGGGGTGATTCAGGCCTTGAAACTGAAGAATAATATCGGCAAAGACCTGCTGGATTTCGTGGATGCCGGCAAGCTTGTTATTGGTATCTGCAATGGTTTTCAGGCCCTTGTGAATTTAGGCCTTTTGCCTGGACTGGACCGGGAGTATACCCGCAGGTCCGTGGCCATTACCTATAATGACTGCGGCAATTTCAGGGATCAGTGGGTCCGGCTTGTGCCCGATGCAGACAGTCCCTGTGTGTTTACAAAAGGGTTGGGTGTATCTGACTATCCGGTACGCCATGGTGAAGGAAAGGTTGTGGCGGAACCTGACGTTATTGAACGCCTTGTCGCCAACCGCCAGGTGGTGTTCCGGTATGCAGATGAAAATGGTGCGCCTGCAAACGGCGCCTTTCCGGCTAATCCCAATGGGGCACTGGATGATATCGCGGGGATCTGTGATCCCACAGGCCGAATATTTGGCCTGATGCCCCATCCCGAAGGCTATAACCATTTTGGCAACCATCCGGACTGGCCCAGGCAGAAAGCTGAAGCAATTCGTCTTGGAAAAACCTTGGAAGAGACCATTATCACCGGGATAAGGCTGTTTGAAAACGGTGTGAACTATATCCAAAGCCTGTAA
- a CDS encoding DNA translocase FtsK 4TM domain-containing protein, producing the protein MKKELFGIFLIFLIILTSVSLFSYHAGDPCVGNHFFTFPDRVNNQFGLIGAHVAGLLIFLFGIGALWVPLLLCLLGLGLIKKKSPYVIWLTLTGGLILMMTTGSVFFLFNETYAFSDTTISAGGKVGGWLAGVLLKYANITGCAIFLCFFVLLGVMLITGISLKEVLNFIWGRLVRFFRIISQDMAEGAGYLKQILENKRQERKAAGLARAEKLKSLIVLPRFSGKNDGDNGESHMDVTDFSPVPETHETVIPKQFDDPEPRPRNISSPKKKSKPEKSLGPTIVAVETDDKEYVADPYPKDIRQKADFVLPGLSFLDEKQKIRRQIDTDELQNKASILKSKLEDFNVKGEVVEILPGPVITTFEYRPAPGIKLSKIVGLSDDLALALAAISIRIVAPIPGRDVVGIEIPNDEREFVNLREMIASREFVQSKSLLTLGLGKDLLGQPVATKMDKMPHLLIAGATGTGKSVGLNSMIISLLYKATPDEVKLIMIDPKRIELSVYNDIPHLITPVVTDMKKATNALFWAVREMERRYELLELSGLRNIAQFNEMVGERLRDIDPGTSPEDVMLPGGLPLERLPFIVVVVDELGDLMMVASKDVEYALTRLAQMARAAGIHLIIATQRPSADVLTGTIKANFPTRLSFQTSSKIDGRIIIDQGGPESLLGNGDMLFCPPGTGKLMRIQGAFISEKEIARITAFLKDQRRPDYNEEVIQGDDDGQEKMFDESEYDEKYDEAVALVTNDRQASISYVQRRLRVGYNRAARLIEMMEHEGIVGPQVGSKPRDILVKSYDEEKII; encoded by the coding sequence ATGAAAAAAGAACTGTTCGGCATCTTTTTAATATTTCTGATTATTCTTACATCGGTAAGCCTTTTTTCATATCATGCCGGCGATCCGTGCGTGGGCAATCATTTTTTTACTTTTCCGGATCGGGTGAATAATCAGTTCGGCCTGATCGGTGCACATGTTGCCGGGCTGCTTATTTTTTTGTTTGGTATCGGCGCCCTGTGGGTTCCTTTGCTTCTTTGTCTTCTTGGTCTTGGGCTTATCAAAAAAAAATCCCCGTACGTCATCTGGCTGACCCTGACAGGGGGACTGATTCTGATGATGACCACGGGTAGTGTTTTTTTTCTGTTTAATGAAACCTATGCGTTTTCCGACACCACGATTTCTGCCGGCGGAAAAGTGGGTGGCTGGCTTGCTGGAGTTTTGCTCAAATATGCAAATATCACCGGTTGTGCCATATTTTTATGTTTTTTTGTGCTGCTGGGCGTTATGCTGATTACCGGCATTTCCTTAAAAGAGGTACTTAATTTTATTTGGGGGCGGCTGGTCCGGTTTTTCCGGATAATTTCACAGGATATGGCCGAAGGTGCCGGGTATTTAAAACAGATCCTTGAAAACAAAAGGCAGGAGAGAAAAGCAGCCGGACTTGCCCGGGCGGAAAAACTAAAATCCTTGATCGTCCTTCCAAGATTCAGTGGAAAAAATGACGGGGATAATGGTGAGTCTCATATGGATGTGACCGATTTTTCTCCTGTGCCGGAAACACATGAGACTGTAATCCCAAAACAGTTTGATGACCCCGAACCCCGTCCCCGGAATATCTCGTCACCTAAAAAAAAATCCAAGCCCGAAAAATCCCTTGGCCCCACCATTGTGGCGGTGGAAACCGATGACAAAGAGTATGTGGCCGATCCTTACCCAAAAGATATCCGGCAAAAGGCCGATTTTGTTTTGCCTGGTTTGTCTTTTCTGGATGAGAAACAAAAAATTCGCAGGCAGATTGACACGGATGAACTCCAGAACAAGGCTAGTATTTTGAAAAGTAAACTGGAGGATTTCAATGTAAAAGGTGAGGTCGTGGAAATTCTTCCAGGGCCTGTTATTACCACATTTGAGTATCGTCCGGCCCCCGGCATCAAATTGTCAAAGATCGTAGGGCTTTCCGATGACCTTGCCCTTGCCCTTGCCGCTATCTCCATCCGCATTGTGGCGCCTATTCCGGGCCGGGATGTGGTGGGCATTGAAATCCCCAATGATGAACGCGAATTTGTAAATTTACGTGAAATGATTGCATCCAGGGAGTTTGTCCAGTCCAAATCTTTGTTGACCCTTGGCCTTGGAAAGGATCTTCTTGGTCAGCCCGTGGCCACCAAAATGGATAAAATGCCCCATCTGCTCATTGCCGGTGCCACTGGTACGGGTAAAAGTGTGGGCTTAAATTCCATGATCATCAGTTTGCTGTACAAGGCCACGCCCGATGAGGTCAAACTGATCATGATTGACCCCAAACGTATTGAGCTCTCCGTGTATAATGATATTCCCCACTTGATTACCCCTGTGGTCACGGATATGAAAAAAGCCACCAATGCACTTTTCTGGGCTGTCCGGGAAATGGAACGACGGTACGAGTTGCTGGAATTGTCAGGCCTTAGAAATATCGCACAGTTTAATGAGATGGTCGGCGAACGGCTCCGGGATATTGATCCGGGAACCTCGCCCGAGGATGTTATGCTTCCCGGCGGACTGCCATTGGAGCGCCTGCCCTTTATTGTGGTGGTCGTGGACGAACTCGGGGATCTGATGATGGTGGCCTCCAAGGATGTGGAATATGCCCTGACACGCCTGGCCCAGATGGCCCGGGCGGCAGGTATTCATCTGATTATCGCCACCCAGCGTCCGTCCGCTGACGTGCTCACCGGCACAATTAAGGCTAATTTTCCCACACGGTTATCGTTTCAGACGTCTTCAAAAATTGACGGCAGGATCATCATTGACCAAGGGGGGCCTGAAAGCCTGCTTGGCAATGGAGACATGCTGTTCTGTCCTCCCGGAACTGGAAAGCTCATGCGTATCCAGGGCGCCTTTATTTCCGAAAAAGAGATTGCCCGGATTACCGCGTTTCTTAAAGATCAGCGCCGGCCGGATTATAACGAAGAGGTGATCCAGGGCGATGACGACGGCCAGGAAAAAATGTTTGACGAATCCGAATATGATGAAAAATACGATGAGGCTGTAGCCCTGGTTACTAACGATCGCCAGGCTTCCATTTCCTATGTGCAGCGTCGGTTGCGCGTCGGTTACAACCGTGCTGCCCGGCTCATTGAGATGATGGAGCATGAGGGGATTGTCGGGCCCCAGGTCGGTTCCAAACCCCGGGACATACTGGTGAAAAGTTATGACGAGGAAAAGATCATATGA
- the nth gene encoding endonuclease III, with protein MAIDIAFFLNTLRQEVETYQVPVVDLIAVQSRSAFKVLVATILSARTKDDVTAVAAQRLLELAPDPDALRTLSTSQIQKLIFPVGFYKSKANYLSKLPKALDAFQGQVPDEIDALVTLPGVGRKTANLVRAVAFDKDAICVDTHVHRIMNIWGYVKTKTPLDTENALRKKLPKKFWKEVNRILVTFGQGTCRPVGPHCYRCVLEKYCPKKGVRPAKSPKKE; from the coding sequence ATGGCCATTGATATCGCCTTTTTTCTTAATACCTTAAGGCAGGAGGTTGAGACCTACCAGGTGCCGGTGGTGGACCTGATTGCCGTCCAGAGCCGGTCTGCCTTTAAAGTGCTTGTGGCCACCATCCTGTCCGCGAGAACCAAAGATGACGTTACGGCGGTTGCCGCACAGCGGCTGCTGGAACTGGCCCCGGACCCTGACGCATTGCGGACGCTTTCCACGTCCCAGATTCAAAAACTGATTTTCCCCGTAGGGTTTTACAAATCCAAAGCGAACTATTTATCAAAACTACCCAAAGCTCTGGACGCCTTTCAAGGGCAAGTACCTGATGAAATTGACGCGTTAGTCACGCTTCCAGGGGTAGGGCGTAAAACCGCCAATCTGGTCAGGGCGGTGGCCTTTGACAAGGATGCCATCTGTGTGGACACCCATGTACACCGGATCATGAATATCTGGGGATATGTGAAAACAAAAACCCCCCTTGATACGGAAAACGCATTAAGAAAAAAGCTGCCAAAAAAATTCTGGAAAGAAGTGAATCGAATTTTGGTCACCTTTGGCCAGGGCACCTGTCGCCCGGTCGGACCCCATTGTTACCGGTGTGTGCTTGAAAAATACTGTCCTAAAAAAGGGGTGAGGCCGGCAAAATCGCCTAAAAAGGAATGA
- a CDS encoding AIR synthase-related protein translates to MISNIEITLKQELRDAEGRSLMKKAGTYFGIKIDDARCINIVTVESDLSQDELETIRREVFTNPVIQESSLSPLDIDFNFCIWVGFRPGVRDNAGATAVEAVRDLLKKDFSAHENIYTSKRYCLTGADLTREDVEKIAGQILSNGIIQQYKVFSKDQWDKKIGADVKAAKVILNHTPGFDTMDIDTDEILAQISHERSLSLNPRDIPVIRGYFLDEKVLAERAQMGLSKPTDVELEYISQSRSDHCCHNTFNGIFMYTDTETGETAQENSLFNTYIKAPTLALKASKDWVVSVLWDNAGIGSFDDENNYVITGETHNSPSNMEAYGGAITGIVGVYRDPMGTGLGSKLFMGSFGFCVGDINYDGPLKPPLHPRRLLDGVIEGVKDGGNKSGVPTTFGQTLFDPGYMGKALVFVTALGIMPKTVNGKPSHEKTTSPGELIIMSGGRVGKDGIHGVTASSKSFSENTPAGHVQIGDPYTQKKMHDFLLICRDEGLITFITDNGGGGLSSSVGESAMLSNGCEVWLDKVPLKYEGLDMWEIWISESQERMTIAVKPENLDRFMALSELHEVESTVIGKYTDSGKLHIKYKDQTCAYVDMDLLDKGFPAWEFDAIWTPPKARGLTEPVISAPTNFNGLLEQMLARPNVCGKEWIIRQYDHEVQGGSVIKPLVGINRNIPTDASVTRPVLTSERGLAFSQSILPWYSKIDAYHMMACTIDEAVRRLIAVGGSLDHIGGVDNFCWPDIGYDALSNPDGKFKAAQLVRACRALKDACMAYGIPLLSGKDSMYVDGHLEGAFGERIKVSALETVQFSAVSLVSDVSRCVTLEPKTAGDFVYVLGSTGDELGASEYYEMFDKTGLNVPLVDFSKFKTLYKALEKAIDTELVASCHAVGRGGLGIHFSLVAMAGGLGLDIDLAALPRTNDLPLSSEKALFSESAGRFIVTVAPDKKQTFEKLCKGLPCACLGMVTDGHDRLKIASDGNPVADLTIATLDSAFNKTFGDKI, encoded by the coding sequence GCTAAAGCAGGAATTAAGGGATGCCGAAGGCCGGTCTTTGATGAAGAAGGCCGGTACCTATTTCGGTATTAAAATAGATGATGCGCGCTGCATCAATATCGTGACCGTGGAGTCTGATCTAAGTCAGGACGAACTGGAAACCATACGCCGGGAGGTGTTTACCAATCCTGTTATTCAGGAATCCAGCCTTTCGCCTTTAGATATCGACTTTAATTTTTGTATCTGGGTTGGATTTCGTCCAGGGGTTCGGGATAATGCCGGCGCTACGGCTGTGGAAGCGGTCAGGGATCTTCTTAAAAAAGATTTTTCGGCCCATGAGAACATTTACACATCTAAACGGTACTGCTTGACCGGGGCTGACCTGACCCGGGAAGATGTTGAAAAGATCGCCGGGCAGATTTTGTCCAACGGCATTATTCAGCAATACAAAGTGTTCAGCAAAGACCAATGGGACAAAAAGATCGGGGCGGATGTAAAAGCTGCCAAGGTTATTTTAAATCATACGCCCGGCTTTGATACCATGGATATTGATACCGATGAGATCCTTGCCCAAATTTCCCATGAGCGCAGTCTGTCACTGAATCCCAGGGATATTCCTGTGATCCGGGGGTATTTCCTGGATGAAAAGGTCCTGGCAGAACGGGCACAAATGGGGTTATCAAAGCCTACGGATGTGGAGCTTGAATATATCTCCCAGTCCCGGTCGGATCATTGCTGTCACAACACTTTTAACGGTATTTTCATGTATACGGACACGGAAACCGGTGAAACCGCGCAGGAAAATTCGCTGTTTAACACCTATATCAAAGCACCCACCCTGGCTCTGAAAGCGTCCAAAGACTGGGTGGTTTCGGTGTTATGGGACAATGCCGGTATAGGGTCTTTCGATGATGAAAACAACTATGTCATCACAGGTGAAACCCATAATTCACCGTCCAACATGGAAGCTTACGGCGGCGCCATCACAGGGATTGTGGGCGTTTACCGCGATCCCATGGGCACGGGCCTTGGTTCCAAGTTGTTCATGGGCAGTTTCGGCTTCTGCGTGGGCGATATCAATTATGACGGTCCGTTAAAACCACCCCTTCATCCCCGGCGTCTGCTTGACGGGGTTATTGAAGGTGTCAAGGACGGGGGGAATAAAAGCGGGGTGCCGACGACCTTTGGCCAGACCCTGTTTGACCCCGGTTACATGGGCAAAGCCCTGGTTTTTGTAACCGCTTTGGGGATTATGCCCAAAACCGTGAATGGAAAGCCAAGCCATGAAAAAACCACCTCCCCGGGCGAGTTGATCATTATGAGCGGCGGCCGTGTGGGCAAAGACGGCATCCACGGGGTAACAGCTTCTTCCAAAAGCTTTTCCGAAAACACCCCGGCCGGGCATGTCCAGATCGGCGATCCTTACACCCAGAAAAAAATGCATGATTTTTTGCTGATATGCCGGGATGAAGGGCTGATCACCTTTATTACGGATAACGGTGGCGGGGGATTGTCTTCTTCCGTCGGCGAATCCGCCATGCTCTCCAACGGGTGTGAGGTCTGGCTTGATAAGGTGCCCTTGAAATACGAGGGCCTGGATATGTGGGAAATCTGGATTTCCGAATCCCAGGAGCGCATGACCATTGCCGTTAAGCCCGAAAATCTGGACCGGTTCATGGCGCTGTCTGAGCTCCATGAGGTGGAATCCACGGTCATTGGTAAATATACGGATTCGGGTAAACTGCATATCAAGTACAAAGACCAAACCTGTGCTTATGTGGATATGGATCTTCTTGATAAAGGATTCCCGGCCTGGGAATTTGATGCGATCTGGACGCCGCCTAAGGCGCGCGGCCTGACCGAACCCGTGATTTCCGCACCAACAAATTTTAATGGCCTGCTTGAACAGATGCTGGCCAGGCCCAATGTTTGCGGCAAAGAGTGGATCATTCGTCAATATGACCACGAGGTCCAAGGCGGATCCGTGATCAAGCCCCTGGTGGGAATCAACCGTAACATCCCCACGGATGCGTCGGTGACCCGGCCTGTGTTGACCAGCGAGCGCGGGCTTGCCTTTTCCCAAAGCATTTTGCCCTGGTATTCAAAAATTGATGCGTATCATATGATGGCCTGTACCATTGATGAGGCGGTTCGTCGTCTTATTGCCGTGGGAGGTTCTCTGGACCACATCGGCGGGGTGGACAATTTCTGCTGGCCGGATATTGGATATGACGCCTTGTCCAATCCGGACGGAAAATTTAAGGCAGCCCAGCTTGTCCGGGCCTGCCGGGCCTTGAAAGATGCCTGCATGGCCTATGGGATTCCATTGCTCTCCGGTAAGGACTCCATGTATGTGGACGGCCATCTGGAAGGGGCGTTTGGTGAGCGTATCAAAGTGTCAGCCCTTGAGACGGTTCAGTTTTCCGCCGTATCCCTGGTTTCCGATGTCAGCCGGTGTGTGACCCTGGAACCCAAAACAGCGGGCGATTTTGTTTATGTGCTGGGCAGCACCGGAGACGAGCTGGGGGCATCGGAGTATTACGAGATGTTTGATAAAACCGGTCTCAATGTACCCTTGGTTGACTTTTCAAAATTTAAAACCTTGTACAAAGCCCTGGAAAAAGCCATTGACACCGAACTGGTTGCCTCCTGCCATGCTGTGGGACGCGGTGGTTTAGGCATTCACTTCAGTCTTGTGGCAATGGCCGGCGGACTGGGCCTTGACATTGATCTGGCCGCGCTGCCCCGGACAAACGATCTGCCGCTTTCCAGTGAAAAAGCCTTATTTTCCGAGTCTGCAGGACGGTTTATCGTCACCGTGGCCCCGGATAAAAAACAAACCTTTGAAAAATTGTGTAAGGGTCTGCCCTGTGCATGTCTGGGCATGGTAACCGACGGTCATGACCGGCTTAAAATTGCATCGGACGGTAACCCTGTGGCGGATTTGACCATTGCAACCCTTGATTCAGCATTCAACAAGACCTTTGGAGATAAGATATGA
- a CDS encoding proline dehydrogenase family protein, whose translation MLHKIISRTLPYFPPNVIWQFSKSYIAGKTIQDAINVTKTLNREKVMVTLDILGEFIKTMSQAAKNRDDYLALIRTTKAAGINANYSVKPTMFGLLIDKKTCFEYMREVTAEAASHGNFVRIDMENSPCVDDSIDIFRRLKQEFPQNIGLAIQAYLKRTLGDLESMLDLRRNDAVLNIRLVKGIYVEPAAIAYKDYHEINTHFLEDLEFMLKNDVYAAIATHDTPLIQGALDLIDTYQVPKDKYEFQMLYGVTPKKRRKLVENGHRMRVYVPFGEQWFGYSTRRLRENPAMVKHIIKALFYKG comes from the coding sequence ATGTTACATAAAATCATCAGCCGGACCCTGCCCTATTTCCCGCCAAACGTAATCTGGCAATTTTCAAAAAGCTATATCGCAGGCAAAACCATCCAGGATGCCATCAATGTTACAAAAACCCTGAACCGGGAAAAGGTTATGGTAACCCTTGACATTCTTGGTGAATTTATCAAGACCATGTCCCAGGCAGCGAAAAACCGGGATGACTACCTTGCCCTTATCCGCACCACTAAAGCGGCAGGAATTAACGCCAACTACTCCGTGAAACCAACCATGTTCGGTCTTTTAATCGATAAAAAGACCTGTTTTGAATACATGCGGGAAGTTACTGCCGAGGCGGCATCCCATGGCAACTTTGTCCGCATTGACATGGAAAACTCGCCCTGTGTGGATGATTCCATTGATATTTTCCGCAGACTTAAACAGGAATTTCCCCAAAACATTGGTCTGGCGATCCAGGCGTACCTGAAACGCACCTTAGGCGATCTCGAATCCATGCTGGATTTGCGTCGTAATGATGCAGTCCTGAACATCAGACTGGTCAAGGGAATCTATGTGGAACCGGCAGCCATTGCATATAAGGATTACCACGAAATTAATACCCACTTTTTAGAAGACCTTGAATTCATGCTTAAAAACGATGTCTATGCAGCCATTGCCACCCATGACACGCCCCTGATCCAGGGGGCACTTGACCTGATCGACACATACCAGGTACCAAAGGATAAATATGAATTCCAGATGCTCTACGGCGTGACACCGAAAAAACGCCGGAAGCTTGTGGAAAACGGCCACAGAATGCGGGTTTACGTACCTTTTGGAGAGCAGTGGTTTGGTTATTCCACCCGCAGGCTCAGAGAAAATCCGGCCATGGTCAAACATATTATCAAGGCGTTGTTTTATAAAGGATAA
- a CDS encoding class I SAM-dependent methyltransferase: MTASLDFEFLNTIKGFMDDDEALRLYDLSLAASRTGPVLEIGSYCGRSAAIIGSACKQNSGILFSIDHHAGSEEQQPGEQYFDPDLYDEKTLSINTFPLFRQTLSRAGLEDTVVPIVCTSKTAGRMWKTPLSMVFIDGGHSFEAAHTDFLTWAPHIIPGGFLVIHDIFFNPEEGGQPPRQVYEEALATGHYDALGMTKTLGVLRVNHGKHGRTRK; the protein is encoded by the coding sequence ATGACCGCATCGCTTGATTTTGAATTTTTAAATACCATCAAGGGGTTTATGGATGACGATGAGGCCCTTCGTTTATATGATCTTTCCCTGGCTGCCTCCAGGACCGGCCCGGTGCTGGAAATCGGATCCTATTGCGGGCGGTCTGCCGCCATTATCGGGTCTGCCTGCAAGCAGAACAGCGGTATTTTATTTTCCATCGACCATCATGCGGGCTCCGAAGAACAGCAACCGGGTGAACAATATTTTGACCCGGACCTTTACGATGAGAAAACGTTAAGCATTAATACGTTTCCTTTATTTCGTCAGACACTTTCCCGGGCAGGCTTAGAAGACACGGTGGTGCCCATTGTCTGTACCTCAAAAACAGCAGGCCGCATGTGGAAGACACCGCTTTCCATGGTGTTCATCGACGGCGGGCATTCCTTTGAAGCGGCACATACGGATTTTCTGACCTGGGCGCCCCATATTATCCCGGGGGGATTTCTGGTTATCCATGATATCTTTTTCAATCCCGAAGAAGGCGGTCAGCCGCCGCGCCAGGTGTATGAAGAGGCCTTGGCAACCGGGCATTATGATGCGCTTGGGATGACCAAAACCTTGGGCGTATTGCGGGTGAACCACGGAAAACACGGAAGAACACGGAAATGA
- a CDS encoding ribonuclease J has product MLKLIPLGGLGEIGLNMMVVEYDNVIFIIDAGIMFPEDHMLGVDIVIPAMDYLRENMDKIEGIILTHAHEDHIGALPYLLREIHLPVYGTAFTLEIVRNKLIEFDLNTRVDLNLVNPGEVLTIEPFDIEFIRVSHSTIDGVGMAITTPEGVVVHTGDFRISHSADIMKNTDISSFARFGEKGVMALLSDSTNVEVEGYAMSEQEVAKNLGKLVEASTGRVIVALFASNVFRIQQVIDIAGHNNRRVIFNGRSMEQITDVAMRLGYLKCPPGLVVDIKQIHKLEDHEVVIITTGSQGEPMSALARMASGVHKHINVRKGDTVLLSSKHIPGNEKAIAGIINKLYRRGAEVVYSKIAQIHASGHAHQEELKMMINLTKPKYFIPIHGEYRHLVVHARLAEKLGMPRSNVIVAENGQVIAFDREKGGRIEERVQTGRILVDGKGIGDVGRSVLKERRELSEGGLVVVTMIIDEETGVVLYGPELISKGFVFDSATGYLVDDAQCVILEIVEEIEAGIDSRVELIRKKLQRALKQYFAFAINRRPLIVPVIIEI; this is encoded by the coding sequence ATGCTTAAACTCATACCCCTTGGAGGTCTTGGAGAAATAGGCCTGAACATGATGGTGGTGGAGTATGATAACGTTATTTTCATCATTGACGCAGGCATCATGTTTCCTGAGGACCATATGTTGGGCGTTGATATCGTTATCCCGGCGATGGATTACCTTCGGGAGAATATGGATAAAATCGAAGGGATTATCCTGACCCACGCCCATGAAGACCATATCGGTGCCTTACCCTACCTTTTGCGCGAAATCCATCTGCCGGTATACGGCACGGCCTTTACCCTGGAGATTGTGCGCAACAAGCTTATTGAGTTTGATCTCAATACCCGTGTGGATCTCAACCTGGTCAACCCGGGAGAGGTGTTGACCATTGAACCCTTTGACATCGAGTTTATCCGGGTCAGCCACTCCACCATTGACGGTGTGGGGATGGCCATCACAACCCCTGAAGGTGTTGTGGTCCATACCGGAGATTTCCGCATCAGCCACTCCGCCGACATCATGAAAAATACCGATATCTCAAGTTTTGCCCGGTTTGGCGAAAAGGGGGTGATGGCGCTGCTTTCCGATTCCACCAATGTGGAAGTAGAGGGCTATGCCATGTCTGAACAGGAGGTTGCAAAAAATTTAGGAAAACTGGTTGAAGCCTCTACCGGACGGGTGATTGTTGCGCTTTTCGCCTCCAATGTGTTTCGTATTCAGCAGGTGATTGATATTGCCGGACACAACAACCGCCGGGTTATATTCAATGGGCGCAGCATGGAACAAATTACGGATGTGGCCATGCGTTTAGGCTATCTTAAGTGCCCCCCGGGCCTGGTGGTGGATATCAAACAGATTCATAAGCTTGAAGACCATGAAGTGGTGATCATCACCACAGGTTCCCAGGGCGAGCCCATGTCTGCTTTGGCCCGCATGGCCTCGGGCGTTCACAAGCACATCAATGTCCGTAAAGGGGATACCGTGCTTTTATCGAGTAAGCATATCCCGGGTAATGAAAAAGCCATTGCCGGCATTATTAACAAGCTTTACCGAAGGGGTGCCGAAGTCGTCTATTCCAAGATCGCCCAGATCCATGCTTCGGGTCATGCCCACCAGGAAGAGCTTAAGATGATGATCAACCTGACAAAACCTAAGTATTTTATCCCCATCCATGGTGAATACCGGCATCTTGTGGTACATGCACGGCTTGCTGAAAAACTGGGTATGCCCCGCAGTAACGTGATTGTGGCTGAAAACGGCCAGGTCATTGCCTTTGACAGGGAAAAAGGGGGCAGGATTGAGGAACGGGTGCAGACCGGCCGGATTCTTGTGGATGGAAAAGGCATCGGCGATGTGGGCCGCTCCGTGCTGAAAGAGCGCCGGGAACTGTCCGAAGGCGGCCTTGTGGTGGTGACCATGATCATTGATGAGGAAACCGGGGTGGTGCTTTACGGGCCGGAACTGATTTCCAAAGGGTTTGTATTTGATTCCGCCACAGGCTATCTTGTGGATGATGCCCAGTGCGTGATCCTGGAAATCGTTGAAGAGATTGAAGCCGGGATTGATTCCCGGGTGGAACTGATTCGAAAAAAACTGCAGCGGGCACTTAAGCAGTATTTTGCTTTCGCCATAAATCGCAGGCCCCTGATTGTCCCCGTTATTATTGAAATATGA
- a CDS encoding DUF554 domain-containing protein produces MLGTIVNILAILAGTTIGMLFRNGIPEKYNTTVFQAIALSVILIGLKSALGCPDILVIIISLAVGAVIGEFLAIEAHLKNLGDFLEKKFTAPNASTPSMSTAFVTASLLFCVGSMAIVGSLESGLTGNHDTLFAKSFLDGVTSIILTASLGIGVGLSAGAVLVYQGAITLAAGFIKPYLIPSVVSQMSGAGGLLIAAIGLNMIREKKIAVGNMLPAIFLPLIYYFATTLFK; encoded by the coding sequence ATGCTGGGAACCATCGTAAATATCCTTGCCATTCTGGCGGGTACAACCATTGGAATGCTGTTTCGAAATGGTATTCCTGAAAAGTACAATACTACCGTGTTCCAGGCCATTGCTCTGTCCGTCATACTCATCGGTCTGAAAAGTGCATTGGGCTGCCCGGACATTCTGGTGATCATTATCAGCCTTGCCGTTGGTGCTGTTATAGGTGAGTTTTTAGCCATAGAAGCGCACCTTAAAAACCTTGGGGATTTTCTGGAAAAAAAATTTACGGCGCCCAACGCCTCAACCCCTTCCATGTCCACGGCCTTTGTTACGGCGTCTCTTTTATTCTGTGTGGGCTCCATGGCTATTGTGGGCTCCCTTGAAAGCGGGCTCACAGGCAACCATGATACCTTGTTTGCCAAATCCTTTTTAGACGGTGTAACTTCGATTATCCTGACCGCATCTTTAGGGATCGGGGTCGGGCTATCCGCCGGGGCTGTTCTGGTTTACCAGGGCGCCATAACCCTTGCCGCGGGGTTTATAAAACCCTATCTGATTCCTTCGGTGGTCAGCCAGATGTCCGGGGCAGGAGGACTGCTCATCGCAGCCATTGGATTGAACATGATCCGGGAAAAAAAAATCGCCGTGGGCAACATGCTGCCGGCCATATTTTTGCCGTTGATCTATTATTTTGCAACAACCCTGTTCAAGTGA